A region from the Alkalidesulfovibrio alkalitolerans DSM 16529 genome encodes:
- a CDS encoding LytR/AlgR family response regulator transcription factor, giving the protein MDKFRILLLHPDAQVRTELRQALDRTDFARVVGEAVTAFEAMELIEAIPYGAIFLGFELPGGVSGVEFAQMLISRKHRPALVFVAQDESLAYKAFELEALDYLRWPGETSRFEKTMQRLRAFRSTFKEAPMPEPRAWAADDEDDEDEGGLVKVPMAEDEEDRFLSALRQAWDFKGRSPEIEKLPITLDGKLLLVPYDEIIFVEAYEDYSYVHTSQNKFLTSHRLKDLEARLRSHRFFRVHRKYLVNLDMVTEIASLPGSNFMLRTTVKGKTRIELPVSRRRIAELKQILGL; this is encoded by the coding sequence ATGGACAAGTTCCGCATCCTCTTGCTGCATCCCGACGCACAGGTCCGCACCGAGCTGCGCCAAGCGCTCGACCGGACGGATTTCGCGCGCGTGGTGGGCGAGGCCGTGACCGCGTTCGAGGCCATGGAGTTGATCGAGGCCATCCCCTACGGCGCGATCTTCCTGGGCTTCGAGTTGCCGGGCGGGGTCTCGGGCGTGGAGTTCGCCCAGATGCTCATCAGCCGCAAGCACCGCCCGGCCCTGGTCTTCGTGGCCCAGGACGAATCCCTGGCCTACAAGGCCTTCGAACTGGAGGCCCTGGACTACCTGCGCTGGCCGGGCGAGACCTCGCGCTTCGAGAAGACCATGCAGCGGCTGCGCGCCTTCCGCTCCACCTTCAAGGAAGCGCCGATGCCCGAGCCGCGCGCCTGGGCCGCGGACGACGAGGACGACGAGGACGAGGGCGGGCTGGTCAAGGTGCCCATGGCCGAGGACGAGGAGGACCGCTTCCTCTCGGCCCTGCGCCAGGCCTGGGACTTCAAGGGCCGCTCCCCGGAGATCGAGAAGCTGCCCATCACCCTGGACGGCAAGCTCCTGCTCGTGCCCTACGACGAGATCATCTTCGTCGAGGCCTACGAGGACTACTCCTACGTCCACACCTCGCAGAACAAATTCCTGACCTCGCACCGGCTGAAGGACCTGGAGGCGCGGCTGCGCTCGCACCGCTTCTTCCGCGTGCACCGCAAATACCTCGTCAACCTGGACATGGTCACGGAGATCGCCTCGCTGCCGGGCTCCAACTTCATGCTGCGCACCACGGTCAAGGGCAAGACGCGCATCGAACTGCCCGTGAGCCGCAGGCGCATAGCCGAACTCAAACAGATATTGGGGCTGTAG
- a CDS encoding double-cubane-cluster-containing anaerobic reductase: MAFASVERLKTAAEKNPLVVKEAKEKGKKIVGLYCLYSPAEIALAAGAAPMVLCGTRNDSIATAEETLPRNLCPLIKSSYGFAVQGTCPYFSASDIIVADTTCDGKKKMFEYMSEIKPLHLLYLPHGPHLPEARVFWAAEMRRLVERLEKEFGVSIGEDDLAKAIALANRERAALKGLMDLSRQKPAPLSGMTMLELLFKSGFFADKEEIIDMLEEIVAEVSAAPQNGASEGPRVLLTGVPVGMGSHKVVKLIEDAGARVVAFENCTGYKKTLPVATDKPPLEALAERYLATPCSIMSPNTARFDLLDEMIRDFSADAVVDLTWQACHTYNVEAGKVRRFVQDKGLPYLQIETDYSEADTEQLKVRIEAFLEMMH; encoded by the coding sequence ATGGCCTTTGCATCCGTCGAGCGCCTGAAGACCGCAGCCGAGAAAAACCCGCTTGTCGTCAAGGAAGCCAAGGAGAAGGGCAAGAAGATCGTCGGACTCTACTGTCTCTACTCCCCGGCGGAGATCGCCCTGGCCGCCGGGGCCGCGCCCATGGTGCTGTGCGGCACGCGCAACGATTCCATCGCCACGGCCGAGGAGACCCTGCCCCGCAACCTCTGCCCGCTCATCAAAAGCAGCTACGGCTTCGCCGTGCAGGGCACCTGCCCCTATTTCAGCGCCTCGGACATCATCGTGGCCGACACCACCTGCGACGGCAAGAAGAAGATGTTCGAGTACATGTCCGAGATCAAGCCGCTGCACCTGCTCTATCTGCCGCACGGCCCACACCTGCCAGAGGCCCGCGTTTTCTGGGCGGCGGAGATGCGGCGGCTGGTCGAACGCCTGGAAAAGGAGTTCGGCGTCTCCATCGGCGAGGACGACCTGGCCAAGGCCATCGCCCTGGCCAACCGCGAACGCGCCGCGCTCAAGGGGCTGATGGATCTCTCACGCCAAAAGCCCGCGCCGCTGAGCGGCATGACCATGCTCGAACTGCTCTTCAAGAGCGGCTTCTTCGCGGACAAGGAAGAGATCATCGACATGCTCGAAGAGATCGTGGCCGAGGTCTCGGCCGCGCCGCAAAACGGCGCGAGCGAAGGGCCGCGCGTGCTGCTCACGGGTGTGCCCGTGGGCATGGGCTCGCACAAGGTGGTCAAGCTCATCGAGGACGCCGGGGCGCGCGTGGTGGCCTTCGAGAACTGCACCGGCTACAAGAAGACCCTGCCCGTGGCCACGGACAAGCCGCCCCTGGAGGCCCTGGCCGAGCGCTACCTGGCCACGCCCTGCTCCATCATGTCGCCCAACACGGCCCGCTTCGACCTGCTCGACGAGATGATCCGCGACTTCTCCGCCGACGCCGTGGTGGACCTGACCTGGCAGGCCTGCCACACCTACAACGTGGAGGCGGGCAAGGTGCGCCGCTTCGTGCAGGACAAGGGCCTGCCCTATCTGCAGATCGAGACCGACTACTCCGAGGCGGACACCGAGCAGCTCAAGGTGCGCATTGAGGCCTTCCTTGAAATGATGCATTAG